The Solanum lycopersicum chromosome 2, SLM_r2.1 DNA window TACAACAaatttatatacattttaaatagggcaactttcacatatagcaaacataaaattcatatttgtatgctatagtaaagtttgcataattgcattCCATAGCAAAcgtataaatgtataattcgctatacatatacaattaaagcaaattgtataaaatgaagtgtataaaacgaaaacgagaaagagaaagggacttgggcagagaattgtataaaacaaagtgTATAAGATGAATTGTATGtgtaattataagtgtatataaCGATTGTAtgcaatttaaatttgtataaaatgaggaAGAGAGAGACAAAAGAGATTTGGGCaggaaatatacaattgaatcgaattgtataaaacgaaaaagagagaaactatatacaatttaaatttgtataaaacaagaaagagaaaggcaaaagctaacaaaaaaatttatgtctttatacaattttctctcactttatacaaacacaaactcattttatacatttgtgtttgtataaggatatataattatttaagttaaatcGAATTTGGAGAGagattttaggaaaaattgaaagaaattggaAGAGTAAAAATAGCTAACAGATTTGAATTAAGATAGAGGGTGGGCCACaaccaattaaaaataattgatttgggAAGAAATTTTAGGGATAACTAATGAAAATGGAGAGAAAAGATAGGGAATGAATTAGAATAAAAATGAATCTTCTGCTTGATGAGTGGGTCCGAACCAAATGCCAAAATTTGTGCAAATTTGCTACGGAGTACAAATATTTCAAACAGTAGCTAtaggatttattttaatttaaatgtttgCTATTAtgtacaattttccctttttaataaacgtttattacaaaaaaattaatcatattgatgtaataaatattatcatttatatttactccattaatttatatcataaataataCTGTAACTATAATCTAACTGTGcaacaaattatattttatcatgGTATAACTAATAATTTATACCATGGTTTGGACAAATATCTTGTAATTAAGACAGTTAGGGACTAATTTGAATTTAGAACACTGGCTTAAAACCAACAAATTAACAAAATGataatttcaatattattataatcttttaatttttctagaaATATTACAATTTCGTAATATGTTTGGTTTCTACTCTACATTACATTTCATTATTCAGGTATATATCACTCATATACGATGTTAGTAATTTCCGCAAGAAATAAATTGATGCTAAAAATGCTGGATGGTATAACTTTACTGaatcttgattttgtttttcCATAACTTGGCCAAGTGATCTCACAATTGTTAATTTATCATAATGTTTAAAATTGAGAAATCTTAAACTCGAAAATATAAGACTGGCtacttttttctattaataGGGAGCCTATATCTCTATCAGAAAAATCAACGTATCACTTGAGATAGTTCAATGATATCCTTTGGTTATAATTAAACTGTCGTGTATAATCCACAATTATGACCAACCACACTAACCAAATACAtaacaaatatttgaagtattcaaatattttgaaactTGTAAGTAATGGGGACCAGACTTGTATATATATTACTGATGGATGGTGGGAAaagtaaaataacaattttaactTTCAAAGGTTTCCTTTTAAGTCCACAATAGTTAATCATCACGTTTTGTGATAATTACTATTAATCGTCATTATATTCAACATATAATTTTAAGTGTTCATACTCAAGGTTCACGAACTTCCCtcatttctattttaattgCTGGATCATCaagattaattttattatgacaTGGGCCTAATATAATCCATTTtcagttatttatttatttttgtttttaaaattgatgCCATATGCATGTGAATTTTGTTTATAGCTAATTAACAGTAAAGGAGATTTCCCTTACCAGTTCCGTTTGAAAAATACTGATAAAAGGTTGTTGTACGTGTAATTTTATAAGCGTTAAAAAGACttgaaaattataataatcatatatcgactaatatttttttgtaaattaagaCGTTAGCTTAGGAGCTAACTAATTTGGAGTTACGTTATTGCAAAAgcaacttaaattaattaacaactTATCAATTAAGGAATTTGAggatgcatatatatatatatatatatatatatatatatatatatatatatgtctcaTTTTAAATGTGAATTGAGAAGTCAAATTCTTTGTATGTGACGATAATTTCCTCCACAGTACAAGCATTATATATAATGGCAGTAATGATAACAATTGACGAGCaatatattcacatatttattttattttgaaccTTACCACTTCTCTAGTCTCACTTTGAATATTGGCACAAAATGTCAATTGCACATTAATAGATGCAAGACCAATAGCTAAATTAAAGCAAGCAAGTCATCACTTTTATGAAGCCTATCTGCAGAAtttcagaaaaaagaaaatgaaggtgAACCAAAAAAAGAGATACTTTACGACAAATCGTTCTAAAATAGATATAATGGCCAGCCTGGATTGTCAAACATAAAATGATTATGAGGTTTTGCTAtgcaaattttttgtttgaccGTTAGGAGGCAAACGAATTGTATTCAAAACATGTTTGAAGCTTTTGTATCAATAGTCAAACATCAAAATGCGTGTcttgaacatatatatatatatatatatgttttctcATTTGAGCATcggtaaaataatatattttccacTTTAATTTAGAACGCTTAAGATCAAGTTGTTTGAGTTTAGTGTAAATAAATGCTAAGTaacaattattttcctattgCTGCAAATTAAGCAGTAAATAGTAAACACACTTCAATCAATCCACTCTTCTAAACTAGCCGTATATCCTTTACTTGGAGTTTTGGATACGTGCATATATTTGATGCTGGAAGTCTAACTTCAAATTACATTACTGATAACACGTATTGTCTGCTTTAGTCTAATAGACCTCCTGGATTTGCCTTTATATCATTCAATGAAAAACGTACGTTTCATATAAAGTTAAGTTGTAACTTATTAAagtcttcattttttattatcattgcAATGTAATATTCGCCAAAAGTGTAATATGCAACCATTTTTTTCAGAAATTTGTCGGCCTATATACAAAAGCATATCAATCTTTCTCTTTGTCAGCTCATATGGTTGTCACACTATAAAGTTGTCAAAAAAACGCCGAATCACAATCTTAGAAGATCTTGTTAAAAcccttttattcttaaattcctttctttctttgttttttctgGTAGGCAGCATATATTAACATATTGTTTGCTTgatcaagaaaaatatacaaaaggTAGGAATTAAGCAATTTGTGCTTTAGCGGCCGAAAGTGCTTAACGGATCAGAGCTTTTGACTGGTAGAATATTTgcctttaatttttaacttcaaGCATTCTTTTCACTTGCTATTTTTTAAGGGCACATCCAATTTCTTTAAAGCAAAAGTATATATGAAAACATGACTTTTTAGGTATATGACCTTACGCGTTTGGTCAACTTTGGTGAATAGGACATATTTAGGTTATTTTTCTCTACAGCTCTATTTAATTAAGTGCGTTTTTTAGTTATAAATTTAGTTAGCGTATTGTATTTGAATATTCAAAGCTGTTGTACTTGAGTACTTCTGGTGATGGGTCATCTCATGATCATTAGAATAATgatttattcattaattaagttaattaaacaCATTGCTTAGTCCGCTTTATGTTAAAGAAGCTGGCCTTTGGGTTGGACAAGACCGGGAGGGAATTGAGTTGAATTGTATATTAATTAGAAGTATCTAAATAAGGCACAATTAGACTGGTATATTTTCTTGTATCCATCACCACCTTTACAAATTGGCTAAACCTAAAGCTTAGCACCTCATCAATGCACGTAACCTTTGTTGCTTGATTCGGTTAGTGTTCGGgtcagaatttttattaacGATATTCTGAATATGaagaattaaacaaataaagaaGTAAGACTGAgattcaacatctactatatataattttattttattttcagatATAAATAATACACTCTCCGTTACACAAAAAATGATCTAGTTTAACTTGatacgaaatttaagaaaataaagaagacttttgaatcttaatatcctaaattaaagttatgtcaaataaaCATAATTGTCCTTTAATTTTATGGCCTTAAACATGCTACGtggaaagaattaaaatattaaaaaaagatttattcttttttaaacggagagaCTCACGGAGTATAAAGGAGAGGCTCATGTTTCTTTATCAAGTTGAGAACAAACAGAAATGctgaaaatttattaaaaatttatgtacAACTTTCATGCACCACATGcaacttcattttttaaaaagaagttaTAACTGTATGGTAATTGTATCTgttgattattttgttttaaaaacatcttTAATATAATGGTTGGCTAACAGTGATCTTTTTCAGTTTGAAATAGAAGTAACATATCATATGGGGCCATGATAATCAAGAGACAGATAAGGAAATTGGCCTATATATCACCATAAATATGTAAGAAGTATTCATTCATCATTAAGAATGTGAAACATAAATGTCAACTTTTACTAgatattcttcaatttaaacGGCGATTCTGCAACGTAACCTACTCTGTAGCGTTTTCAGAGCTCTCTAGCCACACCAAGTCCTTAAAATTagtttgatgaaataaattgcCAGGTCCCCATATTTCACTGTCCTCCAGATATGATATCCCCATAACACTACGTACTACACACGGCAccacaaattaattaatcataacAAGAAGActacaaatatttaaattctcAACTACCTAACAAAAGAACCAGTAATAAAAGGAAGACGGTTGATCATGAAGAAAACCGTTAAAAGAACATGCTTGGCTGTTCTAGAGAAATGTAGTAGATCTATTATGCATGctttaaaatatagaaatcCTGATATTATATCATACGTATGTTGCTTCACAGAAGTGTACGTCTATATCGAATATTAACACTCAACCTTGCATTGATCTCGCTCTTGGAaactgtatttataaggttagtCAAAAAACAGAAATAGAAATAAGATAAAGTAGAcagaatataaaataatctGAGTCTACAGAAAATAATGTGTCTCCTTAAGATATTTAATCCCCTTACTGTACCCAAGATTATGGATTAATTTGTCCCAATATAAAACGGATTAATCATGTTAAAGAAATAACGGTACCTCAAACTTTTTTAACTTGAGCAAACTTAAGAAGAGCAACAAGTCACATAGATTCAGTCAATCAACACTTTGATTTTGAGAGGGACAAAAAAATGCAGAGAAGAAAATTTCAGtgtatgaaaaaatgaaaatgacttccttttatagccattttcagcaagaaacgtGTCTATTCAGAGAAATCTGTTTCACTAAGCGCTTCTCCCATTGGGGAGAAGATGAGCCCCCTGATCTGGTGCCTCTTCGCAAGAAGAGATTCAACCGAATAGTCCCGTCCCGGTCTGAATTCAGGCACGGCCCGCCCGTCTGCTGCTAGGTCCGGAAATGGCGCCGGACGAGGGTGCCGCTATGCCCCTTAATGAATTGAATGGTCCCGTCAAACCCGTTTTATTCATAAAGTTgcatcttttgaaaaaaaaatatcaacttttcgaaaaatgtgtctgttagaaaaataacgactttttggaaagagttatccaaaaaatttatcaatcacatcatttgccaaatccaaatccgaGCAATGACGGCGGCGCgacttcttcttagctctttaagaagtaaaggaAGTGTTATATAAAAGAAGTAAAGGAAGTGTTAATTTATATAaggacaataatttttttttcttttatcgatatgggagaaatgaatTTTCATTTGTACTTTATAAATGATGTTTCATTTTCGCTCCAAATTAGTTCGCtcacacttttaatattttttgctaTTCACACTCTGCTAAACCCTACATGAAATTCATATGAACACCTCAATGCAAAAAGCATCTTACGAAATGCATGCAAATTATGACATATTAGTGACCAGTTTCACATagataatttacttttattttgagACTCTTTTCGGAGGTTTTTACCaaattaagtcattatataaagtcattcaccaaaataatacatttttctaaaattttacaaaattagtataaacgtattttacgataacgttttagggtatattttaatttttaaaagctgatggcgtcagattgatatacgttactcatagtaacgttttaggagtaaaacgttactaaaaataacgttttaagagtaaaacgttacttacagtaacgtatatcaacctgatgctgttagtttttaaaaattaaaatataccctaaaacgttaccataaaatacgtttatactaattttgtaaaattttagaaaaatgtattactttggtaaattattttatataatgacttactTTACAAACCTAGGCCACAAAAAGGCGTCATATTTGTGGATGAGGAGAGTTCACAAAATTAAGTGACAGAAACAAATTCAAATGTCAATTTTCGAGTTAATGGTGTTCATTCGAATTTTCCTATTCCCTTTAACAACtcgaaaataaaaacaataattcaCGTTTAACGGACCCCAGAAGGCGTGTTAGCCCAAAACTTAAATCTCTTAGCAAGACAATGCCATTTTGAATTATCAGTGATAAATACTTCTACTTTCAATCGGAATTCAACGactatatattaaacaaaaaggTATAACATATGAATATCTATTTATCTACCAGTAAATTAATTGTACTTCCATTAAATTATTCCTGTTGTCTGCTTTAATTAATGTCCCTTTTAGTATATGTCTTTCTCTGGTAAAAAAACTTTGTTATTTTACATAGATTGTAGTCcacttaaaagataaaatatcgtCATTCCCCTGACATGGATATATGTTTAAAGTCTCCCTTTCACTCATTCAAGTTCACACCTAGAAATTTGTGACTGTCATTCTCTCCATTTCATTATAAATTGAAGCCACCACATAACACAGAGACCATTAAGCTATAGACAGCATATACATATTCAAAAACTAAGCATCTAGCTAGAGCTAAATAATAAGCCATCATGTCTAAAGCATCTGCCAGCTTTTTTTTCATCATCCTTCTCCTCTGTTTTGCCCTGTCCTATGCTGCTCGCCCTAACCCACTTTTTCACGAGGCTACTCTCAACAATATTCAACACCAGGTATGTAGTCtgattattgaattatatgattatcttatttaaaattaCGTTGTTAAATATAGaacgttattattattattattacgaaTAATTTAGTCTGgtattagtattaaataatttgaataatttcaGGATGTTGTTGAACCAAAGGAAGTTGGTAAGGAAGAGAGTTGCAAAGGAGTCAAGGAAGAAGAATGTTTAGAAAGGAGGACTTTGGCTGCTCATCTTGACTATATCTATACCCAAAATCAGAACCCTTGAAGAAAGTTTACGATTCCCAAGGACCAAAATGATCAGTTAATTTGTTTTACAATGATTAATTGACCTAAGTTTAACGTTAATTCATGTTTCACTAAAGTAGTGATAGAACGAGTGAGTTATCACATATATTTATAGTATTGCTTTTCGTGTGTTGCTTGTTAATTTTCCCCTGTACGTTAATAAATCCCATATGAAGTTTCTGGTGTATGCAAGTTGATCGATTACTTAATTTGTCTACTTGAATGCAAGTTGATCGATTAGTAGAGCAAGTTCAATAATTTCTTACTACtaattgagagaaaaaaaatcacagtgagaaaatctattttttgatGCAAGAAGTATGTACTTAAGATATATAATGTTTctgttttaattttatcatgATTAGGATTTCTGTATTAAACTTATTGCAATACGCCACGTCAAAGTTAGCGCAGCATTTCGGCTACGGAGACGAGAGAAGACCGGTTGTTAGttgttgaattaataaaacgtGAGCATTGGACCTGtactaagttttttttttctttttgcaaaaTCCTAATATAGTGATTTGtatattatcataaattcaaGTTGGTACCAATAAGAATGACGACTTAAAAGTTTGACATATATTTGGTTTTATCTAGAGATGGTTTTTATTTTGACttgttttcaaaattaattcaattttttaaataaaaaaactagatttttaaaaattatacgaaaagtactatacattgcaatattttacaaatcaatatgatgaaaaaatatatcttaaaatattagtcaaagttttataatttgactcaaaaaaatgaaaaatatgacaATTAATAATGGATGAAGGGAGTGATATACAAGATATCAAATTTATGAGTGCACCACAATTCCACAATTATATTAAGTTGGGAAACCAAAATTTTTActgaatttaaaatacaaagaAGATGAAGGGATTTAATatttactaattaaatatttaaaagataattttaatcacatataaaatatataatttttgttgaagGAAGTTCGGATGAACCTGGCTTCCCTACGTTGGACTCATATTTCCAAGTTCCTCCTCATATCATGTCGTGATTACGAAGTGGCATTTTATATCGAAACAAACATGTATGATTTTTGTCCATtatgaagaagaataaaaaaatgtcaaccTGCTATACGAAATGTGCTTCGACCATAAAAGGGACTCAAATATATTAGTGGtctaaagtaaaaattaaattgaatctTAAATTTTAACTGTTAATAACTTTACATATttgatttcttctagtttttGATTGataatataactatttttattttaaattatttttaatgagaTATAGTAGTTCaaatatgtcaattttttttaaaactggtcttcaaatatgtcaaatttcttctattgttccttcatttttcttgaaactttatttttttctacaaataatattcaatatttgttaaaaaatactaacttataacctattattattaaaaatgaggcCCTTAAATTTGAGAGCTTAAGACActtgtcttttttttaatacgGCAGAGCCACCCCTGTTCGACCAAGACGATTATTCTATTTCTGTCAACTATATATTTAGAGTTTTCCAAAGAGTCAATAGCAAATTGAGATGCATGCATATTGCTCCTATATTTCGCTTTCCTCCAGAATATCCACAAGACTATACAAGTataaaaccaaaataataataatactattatATAACGAGAAGACTAGCTgtgattaaatttttatttctattttgttcTAGAATATGTGGACCATTGTACACGTGTTTTTACTCATGTGGAAAATGCTTAGATTGGGCAAGGTAGAAAAATAAAACGCCCCTGGTATCATGAAAATCTTTTAGACCAATGTGTAAATCGAATGCTAAAACTTGCATCTCATTCTCAGAATTTTGATTATTCATTATCAGTTTGAGAATAATACTCCTCATGAACTACTGTTGTTCTATTGT harbors:
- the PSK4 gene encoding phytosulfokines 3 precursor — protein: MSKASASFFFIILLLCFALSYAARPNPLFHEATLNNIQHQDVVEPKEVGKEESCKGVKEEECLERRTLAAHLDYIYTQNQNP